The proteins below come from a single Pandoraea apista genomic window:
- the mctP gene encoding monocarboxylate uptake permease MctP produces the protein MNASGINWTALAVFVFFFALVTVMGFWASRWMAGTSPKGAHLDEWGLGGRNFGTWITWFLVGGDFYTAYTVIAVPALVYAVGAYGFFALPYTILVYPIVFLIMPKLWHAAHKAGHVTAADVVYGRYQSRPLEFAIALTGVVATMPYIALQLIGMEVVIKALGLTGEFPLLAAFVILALYTYSAGLRAPALIAFVKDLMIYIVVLVAVIVVPAKLGGYGVVFDTARDVFAKKGGATGLTLKPAQFLPFATLAIGSALAAFMYPHTLTGVFAAKNANTIRKNAVFLPAYTVLLGLIALLGFMAYAAGVKVQTNNDVVPALFNGLFPSWFAGFAFAAIAIGALVPAAVMSIGASNLFTRNFWKPYVNPGISNAGEAKVAKIVSLVVKLGALVFILFLPTQFALDLQLLGGVWILQTFPALVFGLFVSWFGARALLCGWAVGIVYGSWLAFADGIKPVHTFAFGGDKISLYTGLIALAVNIVVAVIANVVLGRGAHPALRSA, from the coding sequence ATGAACGCCTCCGGCATCAACTGGACCGCACTGGCGGTTTTCGTATTCTTCTTTGCCCTTGTGACCGTCATGGGTTTCTGGGCGTCTCGATGGATGGCAGGCACATCGCCCAAGGGCGCCCACCTCGACGAGTGGGGACTGGGCGGTCGCAATTTCGGTACCTGGATTACGTGGTTCCTCGTTGGCGGAGACTTCTACACCGCTTATACGGTGATTGCCGTGCCTGCCCTGGTCTATGCCGTTGGCGCCTATGGGTTCTTTGCGCTGCCGTACACGATTCTCGTCTATCCGATTGTTTTCCTGATCATGCCGAAGCTGTGGCATGCGGCGCACAAGGCAGGGCATGTCACTGCCGCCGACGTTGTCTATGGCCGGTATCAATCGCGTCCGCTTGAGTTCGCCATTGCGCTCACGGGGGTGGTGGCCACCATGCCCTACATCGCCCTGCAACTGATCGGTATGGAAGTCGTGATCAAGGCGCTGGGTCTGACGGGCGAGTTTCCGCTGCTGGCCGCGTTCGTCATTCTCGCGCTGTACACCTACTCTGCGGGGTTGCGTGCGCCGGCGCTGATCGCGTTCGTCAAGGATCTGATGATTTACATCGTCGTTCTGGTGGCGGTGATCGTCGTGCCGGCCAAGCTGGGCGGGTACGGCGTAGTGTTCGATACGGCGCGCGACGTGTTCGCCAAGAAGGGCGGGGCGACGGGGCTGACGCTGAAGCCGGCGCAATTCCTGCCATTCGCAACACTCGCGATCGGTTCGGCGCTGGCGGCGTTCATGTATCCGCATACGTTGACAGGGGTGTTTGCGGCGAAGAATGCCAACACGATTCGCAAGAACGCCGTGTTCCTGCCGGCCTACACTGTGCTGCTCGGCCTGATCGCCTTGCTGGGTTTCATGGCCTACGCCGCTGGCGTGAAAGTGCAGACCAACAACGATGTCGTACCGGCGTTGTTCAACGGCCTGTTCCCGAGCTGGTTTGCAGGCTTCGCATTCGCGGCGATTGCGATCGGTGCGCTCGTGCCTGCCGCCGTGATGTCGATCGGCGCCTCCAATCTGTTCACGCGCAACTTCTGGAAACCTTACGTCAACCCGGGCATCTCGAATGCGGGTGAGGCGAAGGTCGCCAAGATCGTGTCACTGGTGGTGAAACTCGGTGCGCTGGTGTTCATCCTGTTCCTTCCGACGCAATTCGCATTGGATTTGCAGTTGCTCGGTGGTGTCTGGATCTTGCAGACGTTCCCGGCGCTCGTGTTCGGCTTGTTCGTTAGCTGGTTTGGGGCGCGTGCGCTGTTGTGCGGCTGGGCGGTCGGTATCGTGTACGGGAGTTGGCTGGCATTCGCAGACGGAATCAAGCCAGTACACACGTTCGCGTTCGGAGGGGACAAGATATCTCTGTACACCGGCCTCATCGCCCTGGCAGTAAATATCGTTGTCGCCGTGATCGCCAACGTGGTGCTCGGAAGGGGTGCGCATCCGGCGCTGCG
- a CDS encoding DUF3311 domain-containing protein: protein MRLLLLLPFIGLLWVPFYNRELPSLWGFPFFYWYQFAWVPLTSLLIWIVFRNGLKKGEE, encoded by the coding sequence ATGCGGTTATTGCTATTGCTGCCGTTCATCGGCTTATTGTGGGTTCCGTTCTATAACCGGGAATTGCCATCGCTCTGGGGCTTTCCGTTCTTCTACTGGTATCAATTCGCCTGGGTGCCACTGACGTCGTTGCTGATCTGGATCGTGTTCCGCAACGGACTGAAGAAAGGGGAAGAGTGA
- a CDS encoding LysR family transcriptional regulator: protein MDLNLRDIRAFLAVAQSGSFTRAAGQLHLSQPALTVQIRRLEETVGVRLFDRNSRNVALTPAGRALLPLLQKSLHDMEHVLIDARALGDGSSGVVRIACLPTFAASELPELIQRVKARVPRAGFHVRDAVAGVVDSLVRTEEVDIGLTGGDVTDPEFDVLYSGGDHLVAVLPARHRLARRKHLGLAELASVPLVLTAKNTSVRAVVDGAFARSGYMPEIACEPTYMMTAVAMVRAGLGVTILPASAREVRAEPDLLIRPIDHDAFLRPIALIKKRGRTLPPITQTFVSMLLERLASH from the coding sequence ATGGATTTGAATCTACGAGACATTCGGGCGTTTCTCGCGGTAGCGCAGAGCGGCAGTTTTACGCGCGCGGCGGGACAACTGCATCTGTCGCAACCGGCGTTGACTGTGCAGATTCGCCGGCTGGAGGAGACGGTCGGTGTGCGGTTGTTCGACCGCAATAGCCGAAATGTGGCGCTGACTCCGGCGGGGCGTGCGCTCTTGCCGTTGTTGCAGAAGTCGCTGCACGACATGGAGCATGTGCTGATCGATGCGCGGGCGTTGGGCGACGGATCGAGCGGTGTCGTGCGTATTGCGTGCCTGCCGACGTTTGCCGCGAGCGAATTGCCGGAGCTGATTCAGCGAGTCAAGGCACGGGTGCCGCGTGCGGGCTTCCACGTGCGCGACGCCGTAGCCGGCGTGGTCGACTCGCTGGTGCGCACTGAGGAGGTCGATATCGGACTGACGGGGGGCGACGTGACCGACCCCGAGTTCGATGTCCTGTATTCGGGCGGCGATCATCTCGTGGCGGTGCTGCCCGCGCGCCACAGGCTTGCGCGACGCAAGCACCTCGGGCTCGCGGAGCTTGCCAGTGTGCCGCTCGTGCTGACCGCGAAGAATACGAGTGTCCGGGCGGTCGTCGACGGCGCGTTTGCGCGCAGTGGCTACATGCCGGAGATTGCGTGTGAGCCGACCTACATGATGACGGCCGTTGCCATGGTCAGGGCGGGGCTTGGCGTGACAATCCTGCCGGCGTCCGCCCGAGAGGTCAGGGCGGAACCGGACTTGCTGATTCGTCCCATTGATCACGACGCCTTCTTGCGCCCCATTGCCTTGATCAAAAAGCGAGGGCGGACATTGCCGCCCATTACCCAGACATTTGTGTCGATGCTGCTCGAAAGATTGGCCTCGCATTGA
- a CDS encoding CitMHS family transporter: MLPLLGLATIVVLLGAILSKRMSPLVALIIVPIAASLIGGFGLQTSKFVIDGLKSLAPVVGMFVFAILYFGTITDAGTLDPIIDRILKAVGTRPTRIVVGTTLLALLIHLDGSGAVCFLVTIPAMLPLYDRLGMDRRVLAAAVSMAAGINFLPWTGPMIRASASLHLPVSSLFNPLIPVQAVGLVFVFGMAYWLGRREEKRLGFTAASGAIPMPKRELSPEEQALRRPKLFWFNIVLTLIVLGTMVVMGEKIPPAIMFMVGLCVALMVNYPNVDMQRKRIDAHARAALMMAGILLAAGVFTGVMQGSGMLKAMAQAAVGFVPQGMASHIPVALGMVSMPLSMLFDPDSFYFGVLPVIAEVAGQLGVPAVQVGQAALLGQMTTGFPVSPLTPATFLVVGLCRIDLADHQKFTFPLLFGASIVMTIAAVALGVFPF; the protein is encoded by the coding sequence ATGCTGCCATTACTGGGGCTGGCCACTATCGTCGTACTGCTCGGCGCGATTCTGTCAAAACGCATGTCGCCACTGGTGGCGCTCATCATCGTGCCGATCGCCGCGTCGTTGATCGGCGGGTTTGGCCTTCAAACCAGCAAATTCGTCATCGACGGGCTCAAGAGTCTCGCGCCGGTGGTCGGTATGTTCGTCTTCGCGATCCTCTACTTCGGCACCATTACCGACGCCGGCACGCTCGACCCGATCATCGATCGCATTCTGAAGGCCGTCGGCACGCGCCCGACACGTATCGTCGTAGGTACGACGCTGCTGGCGCTCCTCATTCACCTCGACGGCTCCGGCGCCGTTTGCTTCCTCGTGACGATTCCCGCCATGCTGCCGCTCTACGACCGCCTCGGCATGGACCGGCGCGTGCTCGCCGCCGCTGTGTCGATGGCCGCCGGCATCAACTTCCTGCCGTGGACCGGCCCGATGATCCGCGCATCGGCGTCGCTGCACCTGCCTGTGTCGAGTCTTTTCAATCCGCTGATTCCGGTACAGGCCGTAGGACTGGTCTTCGTGTTCGGCATGGCTTACTGGCTGGGTCGTCGCGAAGAGAAGCGTCTGGGCTTCACCGCCGCCAGCGGGGCGATTCCGATGCCGAAACGTGAGTTGTCGCCGGAAGAACAGGCACTGCGCCGCCCGAAGCTCTTCTGGTTCAACATTGTGCTCACGCTGATCGTGCTCGGCACCATGGTCGTCATGGGCGAGAAGATTCCGCCCGCGATCATGTTCATGGTCGGCTTGTGCGTGGCGTTGATGGTGAATTATCCGAACGTCGACATGCAGCGCAAACGCATCGATGCGCATGCCCGCGCAGCGCTGATGATGGCAGGCATTCTGCTCGCCGCCGGCGTGTTCACCGGGGTGATGCAAGGCAGCGGCATGCTCAAGGCGATGGCCCAAGCCGCCGTAGGCTTCGTGCCGCAAGGCATGGCGAGCCACATTCCGGTCGCCCTCGGCATGGTCTCGATGCCGCTCAGCATGCTCTTCGACCCCGACTCATTCTATTTCGGCGTGCTGCCGGTCATCGCTGAAGTGGCTGGCCAACTGGGTGTGCCGGCGGTACAGGTTGGTCAGGCCGCGTTGCTGGGCCAAATGACAACGGGTTTCCCGGTCAGCCCGCTCACGCCCGCCACATTCCTCGTGGTCGGTCTGTGCCGGATCGATCTGGCGGATCACCAGAAATTCACGTTTCCGTTGCTCTTCGGCGCCTCGATCGTCATGACGATCGCCGCCGTCGCGCTCGGCGTGTTCCCTTTTTAA
- a CDS encoding acyclic terpene utilization AtuA family protein — protein MTGKPTQPAPRHVRIGAGAGYSGDRIEPAVELAEHGALDYLVFECLAERTIAIAQQARRKDPLSGYDPLLEARMTAVLPAAIRNGIRIISNMGAANPLAAARKTAEIARKLGLGDVKIAAITGDDVLDVVRQSDAKFEESGETVASYRDRIVSANAYLGASAIVDALAAGAQIVLTGRVADPSLFAAPLIHEFGWRMDDWETLGQATVIGHLLECAGQVTGGYFADPGYKDVPNLAKLGFPIGEVTADGSVVITKAPHAGGRVTQATCKEQLLYEIHDPRRYLQPDVVADFSEVRVTEEAPDRIKVTGGRGTPRTDTLKVSVGYVDGFIGEGQISYGGPGAVARARLAIEIVRERLALTGVQTSELRFDLIGVDSLYGPTASALNADPYEVRVRVAGRTASAEQAVRIGNEVETLYTNGPAGGGGATKSVREVLAVQSVLLPREHVKPAFTLVEI, from the coding sequence ATGACAGGCAAGCCAACGCAACCGGCCCCACGACACGTCCGGATCGGTGCGGGCGCCGGGTATTCCGGCGACCGCATCGAACCCGCCGTCGAACTCGCGGAACACGGCGCACTCGACTACCTCGTGTTCGAATGTCTCGCCGAACGCACGATTGCCATCGCACAACAGGCGCGACGTAAAGACCCGCTGTCGGGTTACGATCCGTTGCTCGAAGCGCGAATGACTGCCGTACTGCCGGCAGCCATTCGCAACGGCATCCGAATCATCTCGAACATGGGCGCGGCGAATCCGCTGGCTGCCGCGCGCAAAACGGCCGAGATCGCCCGCAAGCTGGGCCTTGGCGACGTGAAAATCGCAGCGATTACCGGCGACGACGTGCTCGACGTCGTGCGGCAAAGCGATGCGAAATTCGAGGAATCAGGCGAGACCGTGGCATCTTATCGGGATCGCATTGTCTCCGCGAACGCGTATCTCGGCGCGAGCGCCATCGTCGACGCGCTGGCCGCCGGCGCGCAGATCGTATTGACTGGCCGCGTCGCGGACCCGTCGCTGTTTGCCGCGCCGTTGATCCACGAGTTCGGCTGGCGTATGGACGACTGGGAAACGCTCGGTCAGGCCACCGTAATCGGCCATCTGCTGGAGTGTGCGGGACAAGTCACGGGGGGCTATTTCGCCGATCCCGGCTACAAGGATGTACCGAACCTCGCAAAGCTCGGCTTTCCGATCGGCGAGGTGACGGCCGACGGTTCGGTCGTCATCACGAAAGCCCCGCACGCCGGCGGACGTGTCACACAAGCCACATGCAAGGAGCAGTTGCTGTACGAGATCCACGATCCGCGGCGATACCTGCAACCCGATGTCGTCGCCGATTTCTCCGAGGTCCGCGTGACAGAGGAAGCGCCCGACCGCATCAAGGTGACCGGCGGACGCGGGACTCCCCGCACCGACACGCTCAAGGTGTCGGTCGGCTATGTCGATGGATTCATCGGCGAGGGACAAATCTCCTACGGGGGGCCCGGCGCGGTTGCGCGCGCACGCCTCGCTATCGAGATCGTGCGTGAACGACTCGCCTTGACCGGCGTTCAGACAAGCGAACTGCGTTTCGATCTGATCGGTGTGGATTCGCTTTACGGCCCAACGGCGAGCGCACTGAACGCCGACCCGTACGAGGTGCGCGTGCGCGTGGCGGGGCGCACGGCATCGGCCGAACAGGCCGTGCGCATCGGCAACGAAGTCGAGACGTTGTACACAAACGGTCCGGCGGGCGGCGGCGGCGCGACCAAGTCCGTACGAGAAGTGCTCGCCGTCCAGTCGGTGCTGTTACCGCGCGAGCATGTAAAGCCCGCGTTCACCCTTGTGGAGATTTGA
- a CDS encoding GMC family oxidoreductase, whose protein sequence is MQTTFDYIVVGAGSAGCTLANRLTEDSDVRVLVLEAGGWDRDPWIHIPLGWGKILTKRLHDWMYDCEPEENVGGRRVECARGKVVGGSSSVNAMAHVRGNRADFDRWASAYGLHDWSYDAVLPYFRKQERWEEGGGAFRGGDGPLNVQRCRYEDPLLGAFAKASATAGHPWVDDYNGATQTGFSRLQMTIRNGRRCSAASAYLHPARARAGLWVEVNALASRVLLEGDKAVGVEYWQNGVKHVARASREVLLSGGVINTPQLLMLSGIGDPERLSQSDIRTLVASPGVGRNLQDHPSVIVMYRRATPGPFHRMMRLDRIGTQLIRAYLTGKGFAADVPGGVVGFMHSGEAPDVSDAPDLQLLLTAAPLGAWPYFKPFKAPFNDGFACRTVLLHPQSRGEVRLASSDPSAKARIHQNFLSTPYDWAALRSSVRIVRDLAAQPSLASYIGAEIAPGPASASDADIDAFIRKTAITVHHPAGTCRMGSDDDPMAVVDSQLRVKGVRGLRVIDASVMPDLTSGNINAPVIMIAERAADLIRGRVPMRTGEAVRENAEAVPA, encoded by the coding sequence ATGCAAACCACTTTTGATTACATCGTCGTTGGTGCGGGCTCGGCGGGTTGCACGCTCGCCAATCGCCTGACCGAGGACAGCGACGTGCGAGTCCTCGTGCTGGAGGCAGGGGGATGGGATCGCGACCCGTGGATTCATATTCCGCTGGGCTGGGGCAAGATTCTGACCAAGCGGCTGCACGACTGGATGTACGACTGCGAGCCCGAAGAGAATGTTGGCGGGCGCCGTGTGGAATGTGCGCGAGGCAAGGTCGTGGGCGGATCGTCGTCGGTCAACGCCATGGCGCATGTGCGAGGTAATCGCGCCGACTTCGACCGATGGGCAAGCGCCTATGGATTACACGATTGGTCCTACGACGCGGTGCTGCCGTACTTCCGCAAGCAGGAGCGCTGGGAAGAGGGCGGCGGTGCATTTCGCGGCGGCGACGGACCGCTGAACGTTCAGCGCTGCCGCTATGAAGACCCGCTGCTGGGGGCGTTTGCCAAGGCGTCCGCGACCGCCGGGCACCCATGGGTCGACGACTACAATGGCGCCACACAAACCGGCTTCAGCCGCCTTCAGATGACGATTCGCAACGGACGCCGTTGCAGTGCCGCCAGCGCCTATCTCCACCCGGCCCGCGCACGCGCCGGTCTGTGGGTCGAAGTGAATGCGCTCGCGTCTCGTGTCTTGCTCGAAGGCGACAAGGCGGTGGGCGTGGAGTACTGGCAGAACGGCGTGAAGCATGTGGCGCGGGCCAGCCGCGAAGTTCTGTTGTCGGGCGGCGTGATCAATACGCCGCAATTGCTGATGCTCTCGGGGATCGGCGATCCCGAACGGCTCTCGCAGAGCGACATCCGCACATTGGTGGCGAGCCCGGGCGTTGGCCGCAACCTTCAGGATCATCCGTCGGTGATCGTGATGTATCGCCGGGCCACCCCCGGGCCGTTCCACAGGATGATGCGTCTCGACCGCATCGGTACTCAACTGATTCGCGCATATCTGACGGGCAAGGGTTTTGCTGCGGACGTGCCGGGCGGCGTGGTCGGTTTCATGCACAGTGGCGAGGCGCCTGACGTCAGCGACGCCCCCGACCTGCAACTGCTGCTGACCGCAGCACCGCTCGGGGCGTGGCCGTACTTCAAGCCCTTCAAGGCACCGTTCAACGACGGTTTCGCATGTCGGACGGTGTTGCTGCATCCGCAAAGCCGCGGAGAGGTTCGGCTCGCATCGAGCGATCCGTCTGCGAAGGCGCGCATCCATCAGAATTTCCTGTCGACGCCTTACGACTGGGCGGCGCTGCGTTCGTCCGTGAGGATTGTGCGAGACCTGGCCGCGCAGCCGAGTCTCGCGTCTTACATCGGGGCGGAAATCGCGCCGGGACCGGCGAGCGCGTCCGACGCCGATATCGACGCCTTTATTCGCAAGACCGCGATTACGGTTCACCACCCGGCGGGCACCTGCCGGATGGGCAGCGACGACGACCCGATGGCGGTGGTCGATAGCCAACTGAGGGTGAAGGGGGTGCGAGGGTTGCGCGTGATCGACGCGTCGGTGATGCCGGACCTGACCTCGGGCAACATCAATGCGCCGGTCATCATGATCGCCGAACGTGCGGCCGATTTGATTCGTGGACGTGTGCCGATGCGTACCGGCGAGGCGGTGCGCGAAAACGCGGAAGCGGTGCCCGCGTGA
- a CDS encoding aldehyde dehydrogenase family protein, with protein sequence MTAITSDISSPVSGASGASATRDRVPGLVLPAHDGLFYGGAWHAPRSGRYGDVFSPGDGSRIGRAAIGDASDVDAAVTAAREGFAVWRDTPPLERARLLKAAAVEMRKHAADLALLDAADCGNPVAEMTGDVMVAAALFEFFAGLVTEMKGVSIPMGPDAIDFTVREPVGVVARIVAFNHPFMFAAGKMAAPLAAGNAVIIKPPEQAPLSSLRLAEIVGGLFPPGVVSILNGGREVGESLVSHPGVAMLGLVGSIPTGRAVARGAAERIKPMLLELGGKNALIAYPDVDPDALAASAVAGMNFTWCGQSCGSTSRLFLHEHLYEAVIERIAERCKAFVPGLPTDPKTSMGAIISQAQHARVLEYIASAREQGARLVVGGKVPDNPALANGYYIEPTVFADVDPEMRIAQEEIFGPVLSIIKWRDEAKMLADVNALDYGLTCAIWTNDLERGMRAASRVNAGYVWINEVGKHFLGAPFGGMKQSGMGREECLGEMLSFTQEKNIHVSLRRVAAPR encoded by the coding sequence ATGACAGCGATTACGTCCGATATTTCTTCCCCGGTATCCGGGGCGTCCGGGGCGTCCGCAACGCGAGACCGGGTGCCGGGATTGGTGCTGCCGGCACACGACGGGCTTTTCTACGGCGGCGCATGGCACGCCCCGCGTTCGGGCCGCTATGGCGACGTTTTCAGCCCGGGCGACGGGTCGCGCATCGGTCGCGCGGCGATCGGCGACGCAAGCGATGTCGACGCCGCAGTCACCGCCGCCCGCGAGGGGTTTGCGGTGTGGCGCGATACACCGCCGTTGGAACGGGCTCGCCTTCTCAAGGCGGCCGCGGTAGAGATGCGCAAGCATGCCGCCGATCTTGCGCTGCTCGACGCGGCCGATTGCGGCAACCCGGTCGCCGAAATGACGGGCGACGTGATGGTCGCCGCCGCGCTGTTCGAGTTCTTCGCCGGGCTTGTCACCGAGATGAAAGGGGTGTCGATTCCGATGGGGCCCGATGCGATCGACTTCACGGTGCGCGAGCCCGTCGGGGTGGTCGCCCGAATCGTGGCGTTCAACCACCCGTTCATGTTCGCTGCGGGCAAGATGGCGGCACCGCTCGCAGCGGGCAACGCAGTCATCATCAAACCGCCCGAGCAGGCCCCGCTGTCGTCGTTGCGCCTGGCGGAGATCGTGGGCGGCCTGTTCCCGCCCGGTGTGGTGTCGATTCTCAACGGCGGGCGCGAGGTGGGCGAGTCGCTCGTGTCGCATCCCGGCGTGGCGATGCTGGGACTGGTCGGCAGCATACCGACCGGGCGGGCAGTGGCGCGCGGTGCGGCGGAGCGCATCAAGCCGATGCTGCTGGAGCTGGGCGGCAAGAACGCTCTGATCGCTTACCCCGATGTCGACCCTGACGCGCTCGCCGCCAGTGCGGTCGCCGGCATGAATTTCACATGGTGTGGTCAGTCGTGCGGTTCCACGAGCCGCCTGTTCCTGCACGAGCATCTGTATGAGGCCGTGATCGAGCGTATTGCCGAGCGGTGCAAAGCGTTTGTGCCGGGGCTGCCGACCGATCCGAAAACGAGCATGGGCGCGATCATCAGTCAGGCCCAACACGCGCGGGTGCTGGAATACATTGCCTCTGCACGCGAGCAGGGCGCGAGGCTCGTCGTCGGCGGCAAGGTGCCCGACAACCCCGCGCTGGCGAACGGCTACTACATCGAGCCGACAGTGTTCGCCGACGTCGATCCGGAAATGCGCATCGCCCAGGAGGAGATCTTCGGTCCCGTGCTGTCGATCATCAAATGGCGCGATGAGGCGAAGATGCTCGCCGACGTGAACGCGCTCGACTATGGGCTGACCTGCGCCATCTGGACGAACGACCTTGAGCGAGGAATGCGCGCGGCGTCACGTGTCAACGCGGGGTATGTGTGGATCAACGAAGTCGGCAAGCACTTTCTGGGCGCACCCTTCGGCGGCATGAAGCAGTCTGGTATGGGCCGTGAGGAATGCCTCGGCGAGATGTTGTCGTTCACTCAGGAAAAGAACATTCACGTCAGCCTGCGTCGCGTTGCCGCGCCGCGCTGA
- a CDS encoding ABC transporter substrate-binding protein, whose amino-acid sequence MSRLSKLFSVLLVSMSLLVAAAPASAADDVIVQLDWIVRANHAMFFVARDKGMFAKQGINVTAIRKGTGSVDALRMVANGSAQFGFGDLSTLMVARTQGASNTTLVAVNQKSPLAMVSVKSRKPLNSARDLKGMNVGVHPAGSTYVFLKAFLSKNGMSLADIRQSTVAPPYENYLVLGRVDAVPGYIDAEVPLLEEKTGGPGSLSILQAADHGLNVYGSGMFASDKMIAANPQLVQRFVNAYMEAFAYVIAHPDDALAILVKANPEYKGQEKILAEQLDADFRHTMYSADTAANGIGWVDGKRWGEMFDILQKEGSIDAGAKPSAGFDMKFLTAAKPLRK is encoded by the coding sequence GTGAGCAGATTGAGCAAACTGTTTTCGGTTCTTCTCGTTTCGATGTCGTTGCTGGTCGCGGCAGCGCCGGCGTCGGCGGCCGACGACGTCATCGTCCAACTGGACTGGATCGTGCGCGCCAACCATGCGATGTTCTTTGTGGCGCGCGACAAGGGCATGTTCGCCAAACAAGGAATCAACGTGACGGCGATCCGCAAGGGCACCGGCTCGGTCGACGCGCTGCGCATGGTGGCCAATGGCAGCGCGCAGTTCGGCTTCGGGGACCTCTCGACGCTGATGGTCGCCCGCACACAAGGTGCGTCGAACACCACGCTGGTGGCGGTGAACCAGAAGAGTCCGTTGGCGATGGTTTCGGTCAAATCGCGCAAGCCGCTCAATTCCGCCAGAGACCTCAAGGGCATGAATGTCGGCGTGCATCCCGCCGGTTCAACGTACGTGTTCCTGAAAGCGTTCCTCAGCAAGAACGGCATGTCGCTCGCCGACATCAGGCAAAGCACGGTGGCGCCGCCCTATGAAAATTATCTCGTTCTGGGCCGGGTCGACGCCGTGCCCGGATATATCGACGCCGAGGTGCCGCTGCTCGAAGAGAAGACGGGTGGCCCGGGCTCGCTGTCGATATTGCAGGCGGCGGATCATGGGCTGAATGTATACGGCTCAGGCATGTTCGCCTCCGACAAGATGATTGCCGCGAACCCGCAACTCGTTCAGCGCTTCGTGAACGCGTACATGGAAGCGTTCGCCTATGTCATCGCCCATCCCGACGACGCGCTCGCCATTCTGGTCAAGGCCAACCCCGAATACAAGGGGCAGGAGAAGATCCTCGCCGAACAGCTCGATGCCGATTTCAGGCACACGATGTACTCGGCCGACACGGCGGCCAACGGCATCGGCTGGGTAGACGGCAAACGCTGGGGCGAGATGTTCGACATTCTCCAGAAGGAGGGGTCGATCGATGCGGGAGCGAAGCCGAGTGCCGGCTTCGACATGAAGTTCCTGACGGCTGCCAAGCCGTTGCGTAAATGA
- a CDS encoding ABC transporter permease, whose protein sequence is MSASPTDVVPAGARGRAAPKPFRGLWRAGPGVALLIALLVLWEAGLRVFDVPAFVLPTPTQIVGALVAKQSELAVAAWVTAREVLYGFVLSSVVGAALAICIARFERLGSAVYPLMVVFQNVPKIALAPIFVLWFGYDLMPKILLIVVMAFFPVALNMLVGLRSADPNLVALLKSVGATRTQILMRVQIPHSLPALMAGIKVAITLSVIGAIVGEFAGASAGLGYVIQFASTQMQMPLVFAALVEVSLLGVLFYYAVEWFEYRFITWGGEARH, encoded by the coding sequence ATGAGTGCATCGCCTACCGATGTCGTGCCGGCCGGCGCGCGCGGGCGCGCTGCCCCGAAACCATTCCGCGGCCTGTGGCGCGCGGGGCCGGGGGTAGCCCTGTTGATCGCATTGCTGGTGTTGTGGGAGGCGGGGCTTCGTGTGTTCGACGTGCCGGCATTCGTACTGCCGACACCCACGCAGATCGTCGGGGCGTTGGTGGCGAAGCAATCGGAACTCGCCGTTGCCGCGTGGGTGACGGCCCGCGAGGTGCTGTACGGATTCGTGCTGTCTTCCGTCGTGGGGGCGGCTCTGGCCATCTGCATCGCCCGTTTCGAACGACTGGGCAGTGCTGTCTATCCGCTCATGGTGGTCTTCCAGAACGTGCCCAAGATCGCGCTCGCGCCGATCTTCGTGCTCTGGTTCGGCTACGACCTGATGCCCAAGATTCTCCTCATCGTCGTCATGGCGTTTTTCCCGGTGGCGCTGAACATGCTGGTGGGCCTGCGCTCGGCCGATCCGAATCTGGTCGCGCTGCTCAAGTCGGTGGGCGCCACACGAACCCAGATTCTGATGCGAGTGCAGATTCCCCACTCGTTGCCTGCCTTGATGGCGGGTATCAAGGTCGCGATCACGCTGAGCGTTATCGGCGCCATTGTCGGCGAATTTGCCGGCGCCTCGGCAGGTCTCGGTTATGTGATTCAGTTTGCCTCGACGCAAATGCAGATGCCGCTCGTCTTCGCGGCACTCGTCGAAGTGTCGTTGCTCGGCGTGCTGTTCTATTACGCCGTTGAGTGGTTCGAGTACCGCTTCATTACGTGGGGCGGCGAAGCGCGTCACTAA